A genomic region of Pseudomonas migulae contains the following coding sequences:
- a CDS encoding HupE/UreJ family protein, producing the protein MSLKRIFGAMALLLTPAIAFAHPGHGDNGLVAGISHPIGGLDHLLAMLAVGLWAAQQKGAARWALPCTFVGTMLLGGVLGFEGLNLPALESGIAASVLALGLAVALAVRPPLSVAVGATALFALFHGVAHGLELPDMSSPWAYAAGFVAATAALHAAGYAVVRVLPQAAAPLVRLAGAASAAAGVWLLAG; encoded by the coding sequence ATGTCACTTAAACGCATTTTCGGCGCCATGGCCCTGCTGCTGACCCCGGCCATCGCCTTTGCCCATCCCGGTCACGGCGATAATGGCTTGGTTGCCGGTATCAGCCACCCGATTGGCGGCCTCGATCACCTGCTGGCGATGCTCGCCGTGGGACTGTGGGCCGCGCAGCAGAAAGGCGCGGCGCGCTGGGCGCTGCCGTGCACGTTTGTCGGCACCATGCTGTTGGGTGGAGTGTTGGGTTTTGAAGGGTTGAACCTGCCGGCGCTGGAAAGCGGGATCGCCGCGTCGGTGCTGGCGCTGGGTCTGGCGGTGGCACTGGCGGTGCGTCCGCCTTTGAGTGTGGCGGTGGGTGCGACGGCGTTGTTTGCGTTGTTCCATGGCGTGGCGCATGGGCTGGAATTGCCGGACATGTCGAGTCCGTGGGCGTATGCCGCAGGGTTTGTGGCGGCGACGGCGGCGTTGCACGCGGCGGGTTATGCGGTGGTTCGGGTGTTGCCGCAAGCGGCGGCGCCGTTGGTTCGTTTGGCGGGTGCAGCTTCGGCGGCGGCTGGGGTCTGGTTGTTGGCGGGTTGA
- a CDS encoding ferritin-like domain-containing protein → MSDMHLSDVTTLRARARQNVENGAVTESYSADLDEVLRLLNESLATELVCVLRYKRHYFMANGLKAHVAADEFLEHANQEAAHADRLAERIVQLGGEPEFNPDLLSKNSHAQYVAGNSLKEMVYEDLVAERIAIDSYREIIQYIGEKDPTTRRIFEDILAQEEEHADDMADILKDL, encoded by the coding sequence ATGAGTGACATGCATTTGTCTGATGTAACGACTCTTCGCGCACGTGCCCGCCAGAACGTCGAAAATGGTGCGGTAACCGAAAGCTACAGCGCCGACCTCGACGAAGTGCTGCGTCTGCTCAACGAGTCGCTGGCCACCGAACTGGTCTGTGTCTTGCGCTACAAACGCCACTATTTCATGGCCAATGGCTTGAAAGCCCATGTCGCCGCCGACGAGTTCCTTGAGCACGCGAACCAGGAAGCGGCGCATGCCGACCGATTGGCCGAGCGCATCGTGCAGCTGGGCGGTGAGCCTGAGTTCAACCCGGACCTGCTGTCGAAAAACTCCCACGCGCAGTATGTGGCCGGCAACTCACTCAAAGAAATGGTCTATGAAGACCTGGTCGCCGAACGCATCGCCATCGACAGCTACCGCGAGATCATTCAGTACATCGGCGAAAAAGACCCGACCACCCGGCGCATCTTCGAAGACATCCTGGCCCAGGAAGAAGAGCATGCGGATGATATGGCGGACATTCTGAAAGATTTGTAG
- the ureG gene encoding urease accessory protein UreG → MNTQPLRVGIGGPVGSGKTALTLALCLALRDRYNLAVVTNDIYTREDADFLVRNEALAPERIIGVETGGCPHTAIREDASINLEAVDQLNRRFPGLDLILVESGGDNLSATFSPELSDLTIYVIDVSAGDKLPRKGGPGICKSDLLVINKIDLAPLVGASLEMMDSDTQRMRNGKPFVFSNQKTGLGLEAIIAFIERQGLLNAA, encoded by the coding sequence ATGAACACACAACCTCTGCGCGTCGGCATCGGCGGACCGGTCGGTTCCGGCAAAACCGCTCTGACGCTGGCCCTGTGCCTGGCGCTGCGCGACCGCTACAACCTGGCCGTCGTGACCAATGACATCTACACCCGCGAAGACGCTGACTTTCTGGTGCGCAACGAAGCCCTGGCGCCGGAGCGGATCATCGGCGTGGAAACCGGCGGTTGCCCGCACACGGCGATCCGCGAAGACGCCTCGATCAACCTCGAAGCCGTGGACCAGCTGAACCGCCGCTTTCCGGGGCTGGACCTGATTCTGGTGGAGTCCGGTGGCGACAATCTGTCAGCCACCTTCAGCCCGGAACTGTCGGACCTGACGATCTACGTGATCGACGTCTCGGCCGGCGACAAGCTGCCGCGCAAAGGCGGGCCGGGGATCTGTAAATCCGATTTGCTGGTGATCAACAAGATAGACCTCGCCCCTTTGGTGGGCGCATCGCTGGAGATGATGGACAGCGACACCCAGCGTATGCGCAACGGAAAACCGTTTGTCTTCAGCAATCAGAAAACCGGGCTGGGCCTGGAAGCAATCATCGCGTTCATCGAACGCCAGGGCCTGCTGAACGCAGCCTGA
- a CDS encoding LysR substrate-binding domain-containing protein codes for MECSMFASLPLTALRAFESASRLLSFKAAAEELSVTPTAVSHQIRSLESWLGVPLFERLPRQVRLTECGERLFHSLHGAFLEVAQSVDTLRPQRSGTSLTISTTAAFAALWLVPRLGRFYARHPTISLRLDTHCEVIDLHQDASVDLVVRYSLDDYPNLYGLCLFDESFGVYGSPEQVARARSGQAPTLISVRWHNSKLYAHGWEAWCAQSGETWLTGQPPVREYDEEHYALQAAIAGQGLVLASNILVSESVASGLLVAYRSDIQVEGAGYSALCVPGRERHPPVRVFFAWLQEEARLSGLLPRSQAARERIPV; via the coding sequence ATGGAGTGTTCAATGTTTGCCTCGCTGCCGCTGACCGCCCTGCGCGCCTTTGAATCAGCCTCTCGCCTGTTGAGCTTCAAGGCCGCCGCCGAAGAACTGTCCGTGACGCCAACGGCGGTTTCCCATCAGATTCGTTCGCTGGAGAGTTGGCTCGGCGTACCGCTGTTTGAGCGCCTGCCACGACAGGTTCGCCTGACCGAGTGCGGCGAGCGTCTGTTCCACAGCCTGCACGGGGCTTTTCTGGAAGTGGCCCAGAGCGTCGACACCTTGCGCCCGCAACGCAGCGGCACAAGCCTGACGATTTCCACCACGGCCGCGTTTGCCGCACTGTGGCTGGTGCCTCGGCTTGGGCGGTTTTACGCCCGGCATCCGACCATCAGCCTGCGCCTGGACACCCATTGCGAAGTGATCGATTTGCATCAGGATGCCAGCGTCGACCTAGTGGTGCGCTACAGCCTTGATGACTATCCGAACCTTTATGGTTTGTGTCTGTTCGATGAGTCGTTCGGCGTTTATGGCTCGCCGGAACAAGTCGCGCGGGCCCGAAGTGGTCAGGCCCCCACGTTGATCAGCGTGCGCTGGCACAACTCGAAGCTGTACGCCCATGGCTGGGAGGCGTGGTGCGCGCAATCCGGCGAAACCTGGCTGACGGGGCAACCGCCGGTCCGGGAATACGACGAAGAGCATTACGCCCTGCAAGCCGCCATTGCCGGGCAAGGCCTGGTGCTGGCGAGCAATATTCTGGTGTCCGAGAGTGTGGCCAGTGGTTTGCTGGTGGCTTACCGGAGTGACATCCAGGTGGAGGGCGCCGGCTACAGCGCGCTGTGCGTACCGGGTCGTGAACGCCATCCGCCCGTGCGTGTATTTTTTGCCTGGTTGCAGGAAGAAGCGCGATTGTCTGGCCTGCTGCCAAGATCGCAGGCCGCGCGAGAACGCATCCCGGTTTAG
- the ureE gene encoding urease accessory protein UreE, which translates to MLVIHRRINPQPVWAAELHLTFEARSKSRLRCFSAEGEDVGLFLERGQPPLYDGECLEAEDGRIVRVCARPEQLLHVTCANAFELTRAAYHLGNRHVALQVGDGWLRLLDDYVLKAMLEQLDAKVENIEAPFQPEHGAYGGGHHHSRHGDEDFNYPPKLHQFGVRL; encoded by the coding sequence ATGCTGGTGATTCATCGCAGAATCAACCCTCAACCCGTCTGGGCCGCTGAATTGCACCTGACCTTCGAAGCCCGGAGCAAAAGCCGTTTGCGCTGTTTCAGTGCCGAGGGTGAAGACGTCGGTTTGTTTTTGGAGCGCGGTCAGCCGCCGCTGTATGACGGCGAATGCCTGGAAGCCGAGGATGGTCGCATCGTTCGCGTCTGCGCCCGTCCCGAGCAACTGCTGCATGTCACCTGCGCCAACGCTTTCGAGCTGACCCGCGCGGCTTATCACCTCGGCAACCGCCACGTCGCCCTGCAAGTCGGCGATGGCTGGTTGCGCCTGCTCGATGATTACGTGCTCAAGGCGATGCTCGAACAACTTGATGCCAAGGTCGAAAACATCGAAGCACCGTTCCAGCCAGAACACGGTGCCTATGGCGGTGGCCATCACCATTCGCGGCATGGCGACGAGGATTTCAACTATCCGCCGAAACTGCACCAGTTCGGCGTACGCCTATGA
- a CDS encoding ABC transporter ATP-binding protein: MSEVVLSVEKLMMHFGGIKALNDVSLQVKRNSIFALIGPNGAGKTTVFNCLTGFYKASGGKIELNVRGERTDVIKMLGEPFKATDFVSPKSFLSRLHYKMFGGTHLVNRAGLARTFQNIRLFKEMSVLENLLVAQHMWVNRSMLAGILNTKGYRKAESDALDHAFYWLEVVDLVDCANRLAGELSYGQQRRLEIARAMCTRPQIICLDEPAAGLNPQETEALSAMIRLLRDEHDLTVVLIEHDMGMVMSISDHIVVLDHGIVIAEGGPEAIRNDPKVIAAYLGADEEELV; this comes from the coding sequence ATGAGCGAAGTCGTACTCTCGGTCGAGAAACTGATGATGCACTTCGGCGGCATCAAGGCGTTGAACGATGTCAGCCTGCAGGTCAAGCGCAACTCGATCTTCGCCCTGATCGGTCCCAACGGCGCCGGCAAGACCACCGTGTTCAACTGCCTGACCGGGTTCTACAAGGCCTCGGGCGGCAAGATCGAACTCAACGTGCGTGGCGAGCGGACCGATGTCATCAAAATGCTGGGTGAGCCGTTCAAGGCGACCGATTTCGTGTCGCCGAAAAGCTTCCTCAGCCGGCTCCACTACAAGATGTTTGGCGGCACCCACCTGGTGAACCGTGCCGGCCTGGCGCGGACCTTCCAGAACATTCGCCTGTTCAAGGAAATGTCGGTACTGGAAAACCTCCTGGTGGCCCAACACATGTGGGTCAACCGCAGCATGCTCGCCGGCATCCTCAACACCAAGGGCTACCGCAAGGCCGAAAGCGATGCGCTGGACCACGCTTTCTATTGGCTGGAAGTGGTGGACCTGGTGGACTGCGCCAACCGTCTGGCCGGTGAACTGTCCTACGGTCAGCAACGCCGTCTGGAAATCGCCCGGGCCATGTGCACCCGGCCGCAGATCATCTGTCTCGACGAACCGGCCGCCGGCCTCAACCCTCAGGAAACCGAAGCGCTGAGCGCGATGATCCGGCTGCTGCGCGACGAGCACGATCTGACCGTGGTGCTGATCGAACACGACATGGGCATGGTTATGAGCATTTCCGATCACATCGTGGTGCTGGACCACGGCATCGTCATCGCCGAGGGCGGCCCCGAGGCGATTCGCAACGACCCGAAAGTGATTGCGGCCTACCTGGGCGCCGATGAAGAGGAGCTCGTATGA
- a CDS encoding SDR family oxidoreductase, which produces MSNTLFITGATSGFGEACARRFAEAGWKLVLTGRREERLNALCAELSKQTEVHGLVLDVRDRKAMEEAIANLPPSFAKLRGLINNAGLALGVDPAPKCNLDDWDTMVDTNIKGLMYSTRLLLPRLIAHGRGASIVNLGSIAGNYPYPGSHVYGASKAFVKQFSLNLRCDLQGTGVRVSNIEPGLCESEFSLVRFAGDQERYNATYAGAEPIQPQDIADTIFWVLNAPAHININSLELMPVSQTWSGFAIERNAKA; this is translated from the coding sequence ATGTCCAACACCCTGTTTATTACCGGCGCGACTTCCGGTTTTGGTGAAGCCTGTGCCCGTCGTTTTGCCGAGGCTGGCTGGAAACTGGTGCTGACAGGTCGTCGTGAAGAACGCCTAAATGCCTTGTGTGCCGAGTTGTCGAAGCAGACCGAGGTCCATGGCCTGGTGCTCGATGTGCGTGACCGCAAGGCCATGGAGGAGGCGATTGCCAACCTGCCGCCGTCCTTCGCCAAGCTGCGCGGGCTGATCAACAACGCCGGTCTGGCGCTCGGCGTGGACCCGGCGCCGAAGTGCAACCTTGATGATTGGGACACCATGGTCGACACCAACATCAAGGGCCTGATGTACAGCACTCGTCTGCTGCTGCCACGCCTGATCGCCCACGGTCGTGGCGCCAGCATCGTCAACCTCGGTTCCATCGCCGGCAACTACCCGTATCCGGGCAGCCACGTGTATGGCGCGAGCAAGGCGTTCGTCAAACAGTTCTCCCTGAACCTGCGCTGTGACCTGCAAGGCACGGGCGTGCGTGTCAGCAACATTGAACCGGGCCTGTGCGAGAGCGAATTCTCGCTGGTGCGCTTTGCCGGTGATCAGGAGCGGTACAACGCGACCTACGCCGGTGCCGAGCCGATCCAGCCGCAAGACATCGCCGACACCATTTTCTGGGTGCTCAATGCGCCGGCACACATCAACATCAACAGCCTTGAGCTGATGCCGGTGAGCCAGACGTGGAGCGGGTTTGCGATTGAGCGTAATGCGAAGGCTTGA
- a CDS encoding AsmA family protein has protein sequence MTRTPKIFAWTFASLVVLLAILVLIIVFFDWNRIKPTINTKVSEELHRPFAINGNLAVVWQREPDEGGWRAWVPWPHVVAEDLSLGNPDWSKQPQMVTLKRVELRLSPLALLAQRVAIPRIDLTEPNADLQRLADGRANWTFKFDPKDPNAEPSSWVVDIGAIGFDKGHVTLDDQSLKTQLDLIIDPLGKPIPFSEIVGDKAAKSAQEKGAAPQDYAFALKVKGQYHGQKLAGDGKVGGLLALQDSARPFPLQAQVKIADTSVELAGTLTDPLNLGALDLRLKLAGSSLGNLYPLTGVTLPDTPPYATDGHLIAKLHEAGGAVFRYEEFNGKIGESDIHGSLAYVASQPRPKLSGSLLSNQLLFADLAPLIGADSNAKQKARGGESKQPADKVLPVEEFKTERWRDMDADVEFTGKRIVHSEKLPFNDLYTHLVLTDGVLSLEPLRFGVAGGKLDAQIRLNGRTEPLEGSAKLTARGFKLKQLFPTFEPMKTSFGELNGDADINGRGNSVAKLLGSANGNLKMLINDGAISRELMELAGLNVGNYVVGKIFGDKEVKINCAAADFDIKTGLATTRLFVFDTENAIIYIDGTANMATEQLDLTVTPESKGWRLISLRSPLYVRGKFIKPDAGVKAVPLMLRGAGMVALGVIAAPAAGLLALVAPSGGEPNQCAPLLQQMKAGKAPVTVKPTK, from the coding sequence ATGACGCGCACCCCGAAAATCTTTGCCTGGACCTTTGCCAGCCTGGTTGTGTTGCTGGCAATACTGGTTCTGATCATCGTGTTCTTCGATTGGAACCGGATCAAACCCACCATCAACACCAAAGTCTCCGAAGAACTGCATCGACCGTTTGCCATCAATGGCAACCTCGCGGTGGTCTGGCAGCGCGAGCCCGATGAGGGCGGTTGGCGGGCGTGGGTGCCCTGGCCGCATGTGGTGGCGGAGGACCTGAGCCTCGGCAACCCGGACTGGTCGAAGCAGCCGCAGATGGTCACGCTCAAGCGCGTCGAGCTGCGCCTTTCGCCACTGGCCTTGCTGGCGCAACGCGTAGCGATCCCGCGTATCGACTTGACCGAACCGAACGCAGACCTGCAGCGCCTGGCCGATGGCCGCGCGAACTGGACATTCAAATTTGACCCGAAAGACCCGAACGCCGAGCCTTCCAGCTGGGTGGTCGACATCGGCGCAATCGGCTTCGACAAGGGTCACGTCACCCTTGACGACCAGAGCCTGAAGACTCAGCTCGACCTGATCATCGACCCACTGGGCAAACCGATTCCGTTCAGCGAAATCGTTGGCGACAAAGCGGCGAAAAGCGCTCAGGAGAAGGGCGCCGCACCTCAGGATTACGCGTTCGCGCTGAAGGTCAAAGGCCAATACCACGGCCAGAAACTCGCTGGCGACGGCAAGGTCGGTGGTTTGCTGGCCTTGCAGGATTCGGCCCGCCCGTTTCCGCTCCAGGCCCAGGTCAAGATCGCTGACACCAGCGTCGAACTCGCGGGCACGCTGACCGATCCACTCAATCTCGGCGCGTTGGACCTGCGACTGAAACTGGCCGGCAGCAGCCTGGGCAACCTCTATCCGTTGACCGGCGTGACCCTGCCGGATACACCGCCCTACGCCACCGACGGTCACTTGATCGCCAAGCTGCACGAGGCGGGCGGCGCGGTGTTCCGTTATGAAGAGTTCAACGGCAAGATCGGCGAGAGCGACATTCATGGCAGCCTGGCCTATGTCGCCAGCCAGCCACGGCCGAAACTCAGCGGTTCACTGCTTTCCAATCAGCTGCTGTTTGCTGACCTCGCACCCTTGATTGGCGCTGACTCCAACGCCAAGCAAAAGGCCCGGGGCGGTGAAAGCAAGCAACCGGCAGACAAAGTGCTGCCGGTCGAGGAGTTCAAGACCGAGCGCTGGCGCGACATGGACGCCGATGTCGAATTCACCGGCAAACGCATCGTCCACAGTGAAAAACTGCCGTTCAATGACCTTTATACCCACCTGGTGTTGACCGATGGCGTGCTCAGCCTCGAACCCCTGCGCTTCGGTGTGGCCGGCGGCAAGCTGGATGCGCAGATTCGCCTGAACGGGCGCACCGAACCGTTGGAAGGCAGTGCCAAACTCACCGCGCGCGGTTTCAAGCTCAAGCAGCTGTTCCCCACCTTCGAACCGATGAAGACCAGTTTCGGCGAACTCAATGGTGATGCCGATATCAACGGTCGCGGCAACTCGGTGGCAAAACTGCTGGGCTCGGCCAACGGCAATCTGAAGATGCTGATCAACGACGGGGCGATCAGTCGCGAGTTGATGGAGCTGGCCGGGCTCAACGTCGGCAACTATGTGGTCGGCAAGATCTTTGGCGACAAGGAAGTGAAGATCAATTGCGCGGCCGCCGACTTCGACATCAAGACAGGCCTGGCAACCACGCGTCTGTTCGTCTTCGATACCGAGAACGCGATCATCTACATCGATGGCACGGCGAACATGGCGACCGAGCAACTGGACCTGACGGTGACGCCGGAATCCAAGGGCTGGCGTTTGATTTCGCTGCGTTCGCCGCTGTATGTGCGGGGCAAGTTCATCAAGCCGGATGCCGGTGTGAAAGCGGTGCCTCTGATGTTGCGTGGCGCGGGGATGGTGGCGTTGGGTGTGATCGCGGCGCCGGCGGCGGGGTTGTTGGCGTTGGTGGCGCCGAGTGGTGGTGAACCGAATCAGTGTGCGCCGTTGTTGCAGCAGATGAAGGCGGGGAAGGCGCCGGTGACCGTTAAGCCCACCAAATAA
- a CDS encoding TetR family transcriptional regulator, whose amino-acid sequence MLPRAEQKQQTRNALMDAARHLMECGRGFGSLSLREVAKTAGIVPTGFYRHFTDMDELGLVLVSEVGQTFRETIRLVRHNEFVMGGIIDASVRIFLDVVSANRSQFLFLAREQYGGSLPVRLAIGRLREDISSDLAADLSLMPKLQHLDIAGLSVMADLIVKSVFATLPDIIDPPAEALPEHLTPQAKITQQLRFIFIGLKHWQGLGSTE is encoded by the coding sequence ATGCTGCCCCGCGCCGAACAGAAACAACAAACCCGCAACGCCCTGATGGACGCTGCACGCCATTTGATGGAATGCGGCCGAGGATTCGGCAGCCTGAGCCTGCGCGAAGTGGCGAAAACCGCCGGCATCGTCCCCACCGGTTTCTACCGGCATTTTACCGATATGGATGAACTGGGCCTGGTGCTGGTGAGCGAAGTCGGTCAGACCTTCCGCGAAACCATCCGCCTGGTGCGCCACAACGAGTTCGTGATGGGCGGCATCATCGATGCCTCGGTGCGGATATTTCTCGACGTGGTGTCGGCCAATCGTTCGCAATTCCTGTTTCTCGCCCGCGAGCAGTACGGTGGATCGCTGCCGGTGCGTCTGGCCATCGGACGCTTGCGCGAAGACATCAGCTCGGACCTGGCGGCCGACTTGTCGTTGATGCCTAAGCTGCAACACCTGGACATCGCCGGCCTGAGCGTCATGGCCGATCTCATCGTTAAAAGCGTGTTCGCAACCTTGCCCGACATCATTGATCCACCGGCAGAAGCATTGCCCGAGCATCTGACGCCTCAGGCGAAAATCACTCAGCAATTGCGGTTCATCTTCATCGGCCTAAAACACTGGCAAGGCCTCGGCAGCACGGAATAA
- a CDS encoding AGE family epimerase/isomerase, with protein MPHSPRSASQPELIALFASVHQHFQDVIVPLWQGPGWNAELALPYEALDAGHQPLPPQRYRAMACARQLYLFSSLIGQVPGAEERAAALFRSLQQHFHDAEHGGWFYSIDPQGAPLDQRKDLYTHAFILFACAHYWDKVREPLVESVLNAVLEVVAQRFATGDGLYEATLERDWSSLNSGPLQNPLMHLAEAFLATLSVRDDVAVQRALVELCTAMQQRFIDPQHGVLMEKPLGAVDNWFEPGHQFEWYFLLESSPLLRGSRLHASLERAFAYTEQLGVDQSSGAVRAMLTLDGHSKDGTQRIWAQAEYLRALTLRPDSEASVLRQLQALQQRSLHAGGWHECRDENGEVSRQDMPSTTPYHLATCYRGLAEYLR; from the coding sequence ATGCCTCATTCTCCCCGCTCCGCCTCCCAGCCTGAATTGATCGCGCTGTTCGCCTCAGTGCATCAGCATTTCCAGGACGTGATCGTGCCCCTCTGGCAAGGCCCCGGCTGGAATGCCGAGCTGGCGCTGCCCTACGAGGCGCTGGACGCCGGGCATCAACCCTTGCCGCCTCAACGCTACCGGGCCATGGCTTGCGCGCGGCAGCTGTATCTGTTTTCCAGCCTGATAGGCCAGGTGCCGGGTGCCGAAGAGCGTGCCGCGGCGTTGTTCCGCTCGTTGCAGCAACATTTCCATGACGCCGAACACGGTGGCTGGTTCTACAGCATCGATCCGCAAGGCGCGCCGCTGGATCAGCGCAAGGATCTCTACACCCACGCTTTCATTCTCTTCGCCTGCGCCCATTATTGGGACAAGGTTCGCGAGCCGCTGGTGGAATCGGTGCTCAACGCCGTGCTGGAAGTGGTTGCGCAGCGTTTCGCCACGGGCGACGGCCTGTACGAAGCCACCCTTGAACGTGACTGGTCGTCGCTGAATAGCGGACCGCTGCAAAACCCGCTGATGCACCTGGCCGAAGCGTTCCTCGCCACCCTGTCGGTGCGTGATGACGTCGCCGTGCAACGCGCGCTCGTCGAGTTATGCACAGCCATGCAGCAGCGCTTTATCGATCCGCAGCACGGTGTGCTGATGGAAAAGCCGCTGGGCGCTGTGGATAACTGGTTTGAACCGGGGCACCAGTTCGAGTGGTATTTTTTGCTGGAGTCTTCGCCGTTGTTGCGTGGTTCCAGGCTGCACGCCTCCCTGGAGCGCGCCTTTGCATACACCGAGCAGCTGGGGGTCGATCAATCGAGTGGGGCGGTGCGGGCAATGCTCACGCTGGACGGGCATTCGAAGGACGGCACTCAACGCATCTGGGCTCAGGCGGAATACTTGCGTGCGCTGACCTTGCGCCCGGACAGCGAGGCCTCGGTGTTGCGTCAATTGCAGGCGCTGCAACAGCGCTCTCTGCATGCGGGTGGCTGGCATGAATGTCGCGATGAGAACGGTGAAGTGAGCCGTCAGGACATGCCTTCGACCACGCCTTATCACTTGGCGACTTGCTACCGCGGTTTGGCCGAATATTTGCGCTGA
- a CDS encoding ABC transporter ATP-binding protein, with the protein MTNGAILELKDLDVFYGPIQALKKVSLHINEGETVSLIGSNGAGKSTLLMSIFGQPRAADGQILYQGVDITHKSSHYIASNGIAQSPEGRRVFPDMTVEENLLMGTIPIGDKYAKEDMQRMFELFPRLEERRTQRAMTMSGGEQQMLAIARALMSRPKLLLLDEPSLGLAPIVVKQIFATLRELAKTGMTIFLVEQNANHALKLSDRAYVMVNGEIRITGTGKELLVNEEVRNAYLGGH; encoded by the coding sequence ATGACTAACGGTGCCATCCTCGAACTCAAAGACCTCGACGTGTTCTACGGGCCGATCCAGGCCCTGAAGAAAGTCTCGTTGCACATCAATGAAGGGGAAACCGTCAGCCTCATCGGTTCCAACGGCGCGGGCAAGTCGACCCTGCTGATGTCGATCTTCGGTCAGCCGCGGGCGGCAGACGGGCAGATCCTCTATCAGGGTGTGGACATTACTCACAAGTCGTCCCACTACATCGCGTCCAACGGCATCGCGCAATCGCCGGAAGGTCGGCGGGTGTTCCCCGACATGACCGTCGAGGAAAACCTGCTGATGGGCACCATTCCGATCGGCGACAAATACGCCAAGGAAGACATGCAACGCATGTTCGAGCTGTTTCCGCGGCTCGAAGAGCGGCGCACCCAGCGCGCCATGACCATGTCCGGTGGTGAACAGCAAATGCTCGCCATCGCCCGTGCGCTGATGAGTCGGCCCAAGCTGCTGCTGCTCGACGAGCCGAGTCTGGGTCTGGCGCCGATCGTGGTGAAACAGATCTTTGCCACGCTGCGGGAACTGGCCAAGACCGGAATGACCATCTTTCTGGTCGAGCAGAACGCCAACCACGCGCTCAAGCTGTCGGACCGGGCGTATGTCATGGTCAACGGCGAGATCCGCATCACAGGCACTGGCAAGGAGTTGCTGGTGAACGAGGAGGTGCGTAACGCCTATCTCGGCGGGCACTGA
- a CDS encoding urease accessory protein UreF encodes MNPAWALLRLASPQLPIGGYSYSQGLEMAVDNGRVNNSDSARRWISDQLLLNLARFEAPLLLAHCTAAAEENWAELLKRCEEHRASRETRELHQESRQMGYSLQQLLNGLPELDAPARAFLEQRPEPHLALGWSLAARAWRISPQDALAAWLWSWLENQLAVLMKTLPLGQQAAQRLTSELLPLLQEAQQNATRINPEHYGSAAFGLSLMCMAHERQYSRLFRS; translated from the coding sequence ATGAACCCGGCCTGGGCGCTGCTGCGCCTGGCCAGTCCGCAATTGCCGATTGGCGGCTACAGCTATTCCCAGGGCCTGGAAATGGCGGTGGATAACGGCCGGGTGAACAATTCCGACAGCGCCCGGCGCTGGATCAGCGATCAATTGCTGCTGAACCTCGCGCGCTTCGAGGCGCCGCTGTTACTCGCCCATTGCACAGCCGCCGCCGAAGAAAACTGGGCTGAACTGCTGAAACGCTGCGAAGAACACCGCGCCAGCCGGGAAACCCGCGAGTTGCATCAGGAAAGCCGGCAGATGGGTTATTCCTTGCAGCAACTGCTCAACGGTTTACCGGAACTCGATGCACCGGCCCGCGCCTTTCTCGAGCAACGTCCCGAACCGCACCTGGCCCTCGGCTGGTCACTGGCCGCGCGCGCCTGGCGCATCAGTCCGCAGGACGCGTTGGCCGCCTGGTTGTGGAGCTGGCTGGAAAACCAGCTGGCCGTGCTGATGAAAACCCTGCCGTTGGGCCAGCAAGCCGCGCAACGCCTGACCAGCGAATTGCTGCCGCTGCTGCAAGAAGCCCAACAGAACGCCACCCGAATCAACCCCGAACACTATGGCAGCGCCGCTTTCGGCCTGTCCCTGATGTGCATGGCCCATGAGCGCCAGTACAGCCGTCTGTTCCGTTCCTAG